One part of the Glycine soja cultivar W05 chromosome 11, ASM419377v2, whole genome shotgun sequence genome encodes these proteins:
- the LOC114375111 gene encoding probable pectate lyase 4: MVSHVINHILWRFVLIIVIITLYTPNLSAAKQSKINGLKMNVIDRCWRLNPEWRRHRPQLATCSVGYTGKMTNNIGKDLIHYIVIDPSDDPINPKRGTLRYGASVIQGKVWITFQRDMHIKLERPLLISSFTAIDGRGVNVHIANNACLMIFKATNIIIHGIRVHHCKPQAPGVVMGPEGKVIPLGHVDGDAIRLVTASKIWIDHNTLYNCQDGLLDVTRGSTDVTISNNWFRDQDKVMLLGHDDGYVRDQNMKITVVYNHFGPNCNQRMPRIRHGYAHVANNLYLGWVQYAIGGSMGPSLKSEANLFIAPTIGSKEVTWRKSNHNNGDTWEFHSVKDAFENGASFTVTKGGRVPKPNYSNEQYFKVVDVNFVRSLTRSSGILGCSKTSVC; the protein is encoded by the exons ATGGTCTCTCATGTTATCAATCATATCCTTTGGCGTTTTGTTTTGATTATTGTAATTATCACCCTTTACACTCCAAACCTTAGTGCCGCAAAACAATCTAAAATAAATGGCTTGAAAATGAATGTGATCGATCGATGTTGGAGACTGAATCCTGAATGGAGGAGGCATCGACCTCAATTAGCAACATGTTCGGTGGGCTACACCGGTAAGATGACAAACAACATTGGTAAAGACCTCATCCATTATATTGTTATAGACCCTAGTGATGATCCTATAAACCCTAAACGTGGCACCTTGAGGTATGGAGCTTCTGTAATTCAAGGTAAAGTGTGGATCACATTCCAAAGAGACATGCACATTAAACTTGAGAGACCCCTTCTTATTAGTAGTTTCACCGCAATTGATGGTCGAGGGGTTAATGTCCACATTGCTAATAATGCATGCTTAATGATCTTTAAG gCTACCAACATAATCATCCATGGCATTCGAGTTCATCATTGCAAACCTCAAGCCCCAGGGGTCGTGATGGGGCCTGAAGGAAAAGTGATTCCTTTGGGCCACGTAGATGGGGATGCAATTAGATTGGTTACTGCTTCAAAGATTTGGATTGACCATAATACACTATATAATTGTCAAGATGGTCTACTTGATGTAACACGAGGATCCACTGATGTGACTATATCCAATAATTGGTTTAGAGACCAAGATAAGGTTATGCTTCTTGGACATGATGATGGATATGTGAGAGACCAGAATATGAAGATTACTGTTGTGTACAATCACTTTGGGCCTAATTGTAATCAGCGCATGCCAAG gATTCGCCATGGGTATGCACATGTAGCAAACAATCTTTACTTAGGATGGGTGCAATATGCCATTGGTGGAAGCATGGGACCTAGCCTCAAAAGTGAAGCTAACCTCTTTATAGCACCTACAATAGGGAGTAAGGAG GTGACATGGAGAAAGAGTAATCATAACAATGGGGATACATGGGAATTTCATTCAGTGAAAGATGCTTTTGAAAATGGAGCCTCATTTACAGTAACAAAAGGAGGACGTGTGCCAAAACCAAATTATAGCAATGAACAATACTTTAAAGTTGTTGATGTCAACTTTGTTAGGTCGTTGACACGCTCATCGGGCATATTAGGATGCAGTAAAACCTCTGTATGTTGA
- the LOC114375188 gene encoding uncharacterized protein LOC114375188 isoform X2, translated as MPMLPSYCVKESKPCVGWVEKYLGDCLCNLKDEISFGFGFISLICWGVAEIPQIITNFRAKSSHGVSLAFLLTWVAGDIFNLVGCHLEPATLPTQYYTALLYTITTIVLVLQSFYYDYIYKWGKRHGKINTDEAYKEEEKKPLRPKAGRDHSGIPIQNDGPKETPRRDYYYRSARSLAANDTPPFGTYLRAAKSVPSAIVMNDDSSSDDDEAHPLSSKKPVTQPRPIPRSVPATYGTFLVASMNFPRQGNALMEGYNRFNGRKLLLQEHNSMHTALGQWLGWLMAVIYMGGRLPQIWLNGLNPLMFVFALIANATYVGSILVRTTEWESIRANMPWLLDAIVCVALDLFIILQYANYRYLGKKTGSDDADYGDY; from the exons ATGCCAATGCTACCATCGTACTGCGTGAAGGAGAGTAAACCCTGTGTGGGTTGGGTTGAGAAATACTTGGGTGATTGTCTCTGCAATTTGAAAGATGAAATCTCCTTTGGCTTTGGCTTCATAAGTCTCATATGTTGGGGAGTAGCAGAAATTCCTCAGATAATAACCAACTTTCGCGCTAAGTCCAGCCATGGTGTCTCCTTAGCCTTTCTCCTCACTTGGGTCGCGGG CGACATATTCAACCTCGTTGGTTGCCATCTGGAGCCAGCCACG TTGCCAACCCAGTACTACACAGCTCTG CTTTACACAATCACTACGATCGTGTTAGTACTTCAAAGTTTCTATTATGATTACATCTATAAATGGGGCAAGCGTCATGGGAAGATCAACACCGATGAG gcttataaagaagaagagaaaaaaccttTGAGACCGAAAGCAGGCCGCGACCACTCTGGGATTCCAATACAAAATGACGGACCCAAAGAAACGCCTCGACGGGATTACTACTATAG GTCAGCGAGATCTTTGGCTGCTAATGATACTCCACCATTTGGTACATACTTGAGAGCTGCTAAAAGTGTCCCTTCAGCCATTGTAATGAACGACGATTCATCTTCTGATGATGATGAGGCTCATCCACTTTCTTCTAAGAAGCCTGTAACACAGCCTAGACCCATCCCCCGTTCTGTCCCT GCCACTTATGGAACTTTTCTAGTAGCATCTATGAACTTTCCCCGGCAGGGTAATGCCTTGATGGAGGGATACAATAGATTCAATGGAAGAAAACTACTCTTGcaa GAGCACAACAGCATGCACACTGCTTTGGGTCAATGGTTAGGATGGCTCATGGCTGTTATCTACATGGGTGGCCGGCTTCCTCAAATATGGTTGAAT GGCTTAAATCCTCTTATGTTCGTCTTTGCATTAATCGCCAATGCCACTTACGTGGGAAG TATTCTTGTACGAACTACCGAATGGGAAAGCATCAGAGCTAATATGCCATGGCTGTTGGATGCCATAGTTTGCGTGGCATTGGACCTATTC ATAATTTTGCAGTATGCCAACTACAGATACCTTGGGAAGAAAACAGGAAGTGATGATGCTGATTATGGAGACTACTGA
- the LOC114375188 gene encoding uncharacterized protein LOC114375188 isoform X1 codes for MPMLPSYCVKESKPCVGWVEKYLGDCLCNLKDEISFGFGFISLICWGVAEIPQIITNFRAKSSHGVSLAFLLTWVAGDIFNLVGCHLEPATLPTQYYTALLYTITTIVLVLQSFYYDYIYKWGKRHGKINTDEAYKEEEKKPLRPKAGRDHSGIPIQNDGPKETPRRDYYYRSARSLAANDTPPFGTYLRAAKSVPSAIVMNDDSSSDDDEAHPLSSKKPVTQPRPIPRSVPATYGTFLVASMNFPRQGNALMEGYNRFNGRKLLLQEHNSMHTALGQWLGWLMAVIYMGGRLPQIWLNIKRGGVEGLNPLMFVFALIANATYVGSILVRTTEWESIRANMPWLLDAIVCVALDLFIILQYANYRYLGKKTGSDDADYGDY; via the exons ATGCCAATGCTACCATCGTACTGCGTGAAGGAGAGTAAACCCTGTGTGGGTTGGGTTGAGAAATACTTGGGTGATTGTCTCTGCAATTTGAAAGATGAAATCTCCTTTGGCTTTGGCTTCATAAGTCTCATATGTTGGGGAGTAGCAGAAATTCCTCAGATAATAACCAACTTTCGCGCTAAGTCCAGCCATGGTGTCTCCTTAGCCTTTCTCCTCACTTGGGTCGCGGG CGACATATTCAACCTCGTTGGTTGCCATCTGGAGCCAGCCACG TTGCCAACCCAGTACTACACAGCTCTG CTTTACACAATCACTACGATCGTGTTAGTACTTCAAAGTTTCTATTATGATTACATCTATAAATGGGGCAAGCGTCATGGGAAGATCAACACCGATGAG gcttataaagaagaagagaaaaaaccttTGAGACCGAAAGCAGGCCGCGACCACTCTGGGATTCCAATACAAAATGACGGACCCAAAGAAACGCCTCGACGGGATTACTACTATAG GTCAGCGAGATCTTTGGCTGCTAATGATACTCCACCATTTGGTACATACTTGAGAGCTGCTAAAAGTGTCCCTTCAGCCATTGTAATGAACGACGATTCATCTTCTGATGATGATGAGGCTCATCCACTTTCTTCTAAGAAGCCTGTAACACAGCCTAGACCCATCCCCCGTTCTGTCCCT GCCACTTATGGAACTTTTCTAGTAGCATCTATGAACTTTCCCCGGCAGGGTAATGCCTTGATGGAGGGATACAATAGATTCAATGGAAGAAAACTACTCTTGcaa GAGCACAACAGCATGCACACTGCTTTGGGTCAATGGTTAGGATGGCTCATGGCTGTTATCTACATGGGTGGCCGGCTTCCTCAAATATGGTTGAAT ATTAAAAGAGGGGGCGTGGAG GGCTTAAATCCTCTTATGTTCGTCTTTGCATTAATCGCCAATGCCACTTACGTGGGAAG TATTCTTGTACGAACTACCGAATGGGAAAGCATCAGAGCTAATATGCCATGGCTGTTGGATGCCATAGTTTGCGTGGCATTGGACCTATTC ATAATTTTGCAGTATGCCAACTACAGATACCTTGGGAAGAAAACAGGAAGTGATGATGCTGATTATGGAGACTACTGA
- the LOC114372914 gene encoding E3 ubiquitin-protein ligase RNF185-like, producing MTSGFGESTRASAPSPSCSGNSSNDAGDFECNICFDLAQDPVITLCGHLFCWPCLYRWLHHHSHSQECPVCKALVQEEKLVPLYGRGKTQTDPRTKLYPGMEIPHRPSGQRPQTMPPPPPPEVNPFGSYGFGLMGGFIPMATARFGNFTLSTAFGGFIPSLLNIHFHGFQDATVYGTTSGYPFGFNGFHGGNARGFMQATGQVQRQEDNVLKNLLMLIGFLVLLTVIFVW from the coding sequence ATGACGAGTGGTTTTGGTGAATCAACGAGAGCATCTGCACCGAGCCCATCATGCTCGGGGAACAGTTCAAACGATGCTGGCGATTTCGAATGCAACATATGCTTCGATTTGGCGCAAGATCCTGTGATCACACTCTGTGGTCACCTATTCTGTTGGCCATGCCTTTATAGGTGGCTCCATCATCACTCCCATTCTCAGGAGTGCCCTGTTTGCAAGGCCCTTGTGCAGGAAGAGAAATTGGTTCCTCTTTATGGAAGGGGCAAAACACAGACCGATCCCAGGACCAAGTTATATCCTGGAATGGAGATCCCCCACCGTCCTTCCGGGCAGAGGCCGCAAACCATGCCGCCCCCGCCGCCTCCCGAGGTCAACCCATTTGGGAGTTATGGGTTTGGACTCATGGGAGGGTTCATTCCTATGGCAACTGCCCGATTTGGAAACTTCACGCTTTCCACTGCCTTTGGTGGGTTTATCCCGTCCCTGCTCAACATTCATTTCCATGGTTTTCAGGATGCCACTGTCTATGGGACAACGTCTGGTTATCCCTTTGGGTTTAATGGCTTTCATGGAGGGAATGCGCGGGGTTTTATGCAGGCAACCGGTCAAGTGCAGCGGCAGGAGGACAATGTTTTGAAGAATCTGCTTATGTTGATTGGGTTTCTCGTCCTTCTTACGGTTATTTTTGTGTGGTAA
- the LOC114374380 gene encoding elongation of fatty acids protein 3-like, producing MSTSPSGSTLGKATAVMKSLNFYLSDHPAIVTFRWSHDLCWGSTWSFLFSSIAFYVVVSIFLHLTLAFLLRRGRPVPLGPIPALHSLSMSVISATIFAGLLVSAAAEIKETRWLWRRYKTPLQWLLCFPLGTRPSGRVFFWSYVFYLSRFLHMLRTVLVVLRRRKLVFFQLFYHAISTFMSFLWLEFSQSFQVLAILFTTLAFSVMYGYRFWTSVAARGACLPLVLNCQIALLGCNLVCHVAVLLLHFLTGGCNGIGAWVFNSVLNGAILLLFLNFYVRMYLARRRKRKGVVIDHRCENDNNIARSSVLGAGKEPHSNKVKSN from the coding sequence ATGTCCACGTCACCGTCCGGCAGTACCCTCGGTAAGGCCACGGCGGTGATGAAGAGCCTCAACTTCTACCTTTCAGATCACCCCGCAATCGTGACTTTCAGATGGAGTCACGACCTATGCTGGGGTTCCACCTGGTCCTTCCTCTTCTCCTCAATCGCCTTTTACGTCGTCGTTTCGATCTTCCTCCACCTCACATTAGCCTTTCTTCTTCGACGTGGCAGACCCGTTCCGCTGGGACCCATTCCCGCGCTCCACAGCCTCTCGATGTCCGTCATCTCCGCCACCATATTCGCCGGCCTCTTGGTCTCCGCCGCCGCCGAAATCAAAGAGACACGGTGGCTCTGGCGGCGCTACAAGACCCCGCTCCAGTGGCTGCTATGTTTCCCCCTTGGAACGCGTCCCTCTGGTCGTGTTTTCTTCTGGTCCTACGTTTTCTACCTCTCGCGTTTCCTTCACATGTTGAGAACCGTCCTCGTCGTCCTACGACGTCGTAAGCTCGTTTTCTTTCAGCTCTTCTACCACGCGATTTCCACCTTCATGTCTTTCCTGTGGCTCGAGTTCTCGCAATCTTTCCAAGTTCTGGCGATCCTCTTCACCACGCTCGCGTTCTCCGTTATGTACGGCTACCGCTTCTGGACATCAGTGGCGGCGCGTGGCGCGTGCCTGCCACTCGTGCTCAACTGCCAGATTGCGCTGCTTGGGTGCAACTTGGTTTGCCACGTGGCAGTGCTCTTGTTGCATTTTCTAACAGGAGGGTGTAACGGGATTGGCGCGTGGGTCTTCAATTCCGTGCTCAACGGTGCTATTTTGTTgctgtttcttaatttttacgTGAGGATGTATTTAGCAAGGAGGAGGAAGCGTAAGGGTGTCGTCATTGATCATCGTTGTGAGAATGATAATAACATTGCTCGCTCCTCTGTCTTGGGCGCTGGAAAAGAACCACATAGTAATAAAGTGAAGTCCAATTAA
- the LOC114376674 gene encoding calcium uniporter protein 2, mitochondrial-like — MAFRKTLAQGLLNITKVSSQSLTNCRISSSSVIGKVSPRAAEPVDPGENGRFRSPQLAGRNLLDKLRTMGVAHNRIRLDGLTPPQIKMVDTVTIEDARKLLKVAQVEMLKAKLRQTRKSCITFSEFIAICAEHCSDQDQAVEIAKMLDNSAAVIVLGDVVFLRPEQVAKAIQGLLPVPGAKVPESIRREFEEMEKKRLTIDDRADTMVRRELWGGLGFMMVQTMAFMRLTFWELSWDVMEPICFYLTSMYCMACYTFFLRTSKEPSFEGFYQARFSSKQKRLMKLHNFDIEKYNQLRAACSPTTMPPKFDPSMALPFDNSSIHQ; from the exons ATGGCGTTCAGGAAAACCCTCGCTCAAGGACTCCTTAACATCACCAAAGTGTCATCACAATCCCTCACCAATTGTCGGATTTCCTCTTCCTCCGTCATCGGAAAAGTTTCCCCACGTGCCGCCGAGCCCGTTGATCCCGGAGAAAATGGCCGCTTCCGTTCGCCGCAACTCGCCGGAAGAAACCTCCTCGACAAGCTCAGGACGATGGGTGTTGCCCACAACCGGATCCGGTTGGATGGGTTGACGCCGCCGCAGATTAAAATGGTGGACACAGTGACCATCGAGGATGCCAGAAAATTGCTAAAGGTGGCGCAGGTGGAAATGTTGAAAGCGAAACTAAGACAGACCCGAAAGAGTTGCATAACGTTCTCGGAGTTCATTGCGATCTGCGCTGAGCATTGTTCGGATCAGGATCAAGCGGTGGAGATTGCAAAGATGTTGGATAATTCTGCGGCTGTGATTGTGTTGGGAGATGTCGTGTTTCTCAGACCCGAAcag GTAGCGAAAGCCATCCAAGGTCTTCTCCCTGTACCAGGAGCCAAGGTTCCCGAgtcaataagaagagaattcGAAGAAATGGAGAAAAAGAGGTTAACCATTGACGACAGAGCAGACACCATGGTTCGGCGTGAGCTCTGGGGAGGGTTAGGTTTTATGATGGTGCAAACAATGGCATTCATGAGGCTTACATTTTGGGAACTCTCCTGGGATGTGATGGAACCCATATGTTTCTATTTGACCTCAATGTACTGCATGGCTTGCTACACCTTCTTCCTAAGGACCTCAAAAGAACCTTCCTTTGAAGGCTTCTACCAAGCCCGTTTCAGCTCCAAGCAGAAGCGACTCATGAAGCTTCACAATTTTGACATTGAAAAGTATAATCAACTCAGGGCGGCTTGCTCTCCCACCACCATGCCTCCTAAGTTTGATCCCTCCATGGCTCTCCCATTTGACAATTCTTCCATTCATCAATGA
- the LOC114377659 gene encoding UPF0496 protein At2g18630-like translates to MMGGQSSKIPSSSDVPTPIKMGTHSLYAADLSSYEAACVEDPNLQSLDATIQERTNRVITSLAQGIEVHSISIESLGEVTGSLLEMNQDVAKVILECKQDIWNKKDRELFSLVEDFFENSLQTLEFCNALDKCLNRARERHVIVKSAITCFEEEVQNGVEGSTYLKTLQELKGFKEAGDPFTEEFYSLFQSVYQQQASMLKKLQIRKQKLDKKLKSLKTLKRVSNAIFVAAFVSVLIFSVVAAAIAAPPVVTALAGALAVPIGSVGKWCNSLFKRYETALKGQRELIISMQVGTYITLVDLKHIQVRIDQLEINIESMLQSSDFALRNEDAVKFAIDEIKKNIDTFAETIEALSKQADECSRQIRRARTMVVKKIINYTNTS, encoded by the coding sequence ATGATGGGGGGTCAATCCAGTAAGATACCTAGCAGTAGTGATGTTCCAACACCCATCAAAATGGGTACCCATTCTCTGTATGCGGCTGATTTGAGTTCTTATGAGGCGGCATGTGTTGAAGATCCAAACTTGCAATCCTTAGATGCTACAATTCAGGAGCGCACCAACAGGGTGATCACCTCGCTTGCCCAAGGGATTGAGGTTCATTCCATATCGATTGAGTCACTAGGGGAAGTGACTGGTAGTTTGCTTGAAATGAATCAGGATGTTGCCAAAGTCATTCTAGAGTGTAAGCAAGATATATGGAACAAGAAGGACAGGGAGCTCTTCTCCTTGGTGGAGGACTTCTTTGAAAATAGCCTCCAGACATTGGAATTCTGCAATGCTCTTGATAAATGCTTGAATCGAGCACGCGAAAGGCATGTTATAGTTAAGTCTGCAATTACCTGTTTTGAGGAAGAGGTGCAAAATGGGGTTGAAGGGTCCACTTATTTGAAGACATTGCAAGAGCTTAAGGGTTTCAAGGAAGCCGGGGACCCCTTCACCGAAGAGTTTTATTCCTTGTTTCAGTCAGTTTATCAACAGCAGGCATCAATGCTGAAGAAATTGCAAATCAGAAAGCAAAAGCTTGATAAGAAACTGAAGTCCCTGAAGACATTGAAGAGGGTGTCAAATGCCATTTTCGTGGCTGCTTTTGTGTCTGTTTTGATTTTCTCGGTGGTGGCAGCTGCAATTGCTGCACCACCTGTTGTAACTGCTTTGGCTGGTGCATTGGCTGTTCCTATAGGCTCAGTGGGGAAATGGTGTAACTCTCTTTTTAAGCGATATGAGACAGCTTTAAAGGGCCAAAGAGAATTAATCATTTCGATGCAGGTTGGCACTTACATTACATTGGTGGACTTGAAGCACATTCAGGTGCGCATTGACCAATTGGAAATAAACATAGAGTCCATGTTGCAGAGTTCTGATTTTGCTCTTAGAAATGAGGATGCTGTAAAGTTTGCGATTGATGAGATTAAGAAGAATATAGACACTTTTGCAGAGACCATTGAGGCTTTGAGTAAGCAAGCTGATGAATGTAGTCGGCAGATAAGGAGAGCAAGGACAATGGTTGTGAAAAAGATTATTAATTACACAAACACTAGCTGA